CACGGGCCAGGATCTCGTCGCACCAGCGCAACGTCGCCGCTTCGAGCTCGTCGTCGTCGACCGTCTCGTTCACCCAGCCCCACTCTTCGGCGGTGGTGGCCGAGACGATACGGGACAGGTACGTGATGGCCTTGGCTCGCTTGTCGCCGATGCTCATGGCAAGGAAGTTGGTGCCTCCCAGGACCGGCGCCCAACCCAGCTTGGTCCCGCCCTGCCCGAGGCGCGCCGAGCGGGCTGCGATAGCGAAATCGCTTGCAATCACGAGTTCGTTGCCGCCACCTATGGCGTCGCCATTGACCATCGCGACGACGGGCTTGGGGCACCGGACGATACTCAGCAGCGCCTGTAAGGCGAAGTTGCCGATCTCTACGAGCGTGTCCTTGTCGATGGTCCGCACGTCACCACCAGCGCAGAAAACGCTCCCGGCGCCGGTCAACACCACGACCCCGACATCCTTGCGCCACCCGACCTCATGCATCGCGTCGGTCAGCTGACGGAAGTGGCCGGCGCTCAGCGCATTCAGCACTTCGGGGCGGTTCAGCCGTAACCAGGCGATGCCGTCCTTGACGTCGATGAGTAGATCGTCGGCTCTGGGCTCAGTGTGCTGCACGTCGATGCGAGTCATAGCGTGCAGTCTACTACTAAATCCGATTTACAATCAATTGATAGTAAGCATCATAATTTCGCTATTGCCTCGTGGGACCGGTGCGACGATCCCGGCTGAGCCTCACCCGGCTCCATCGGCGGAGGAGCCTGGCGATGCGGCCTGCGCCTCGCCGTTTGGGCTCGCCCCAACGGGATCGAAGAACCCGGACAGGCCCTGGTAGAGCATGCTGGACATCTCGCGAGCCAGCTCGTCCTTGTCCAGCTTGCCCTTACCTAGTTCGAGTTCGAGCGCCAACATCAGGCACCCACCGACGATCACCCGCGCTGCCATCCATCCGCCAAAACCCATTGACCGGCCACCGCGGTGATCGTCGATGCTCGCACTGAGTTGGTCGAGCGACGATGCGAAGGCCTCCTCGTAGAACCGTGACGCCAGTTTCCGGTCGCCGAGCAGAAGGCTCAATATCGGCAGCGACCCACTCCACGTTTCGGTCACCGAGGCGATGAAGTGTTCCGCGGTAGTGCGACCGCCCTCTCCGGCGGGATCAGACTCGATCATCTGATCCATGTTCGCCTCGCGCATCGACGCAAGCACCGGCTCCACTATGGCGGCAAAGAACAGCTCTTCCTTGCTGGTGAAGTAGTTGTAGATGGTGCCTTCACTCATCTTGCCGGCCGCCGCGATCTCCCGAATTGTCGAAAGCTGACTCGGTCGCGAGGCCTGGCCGAACGCTTTGCGCGCAGCCTCGAGAATGCGTTCACGGCGTTCGTCGTTAGGCAGGCGCCGGCGTGGTCGTGCCGAACTGGACGCGGCGCGGGCTCTGGGTTGTTTCGCCATGTCGAGCAGCTTACATCTGAGTGGACACTCATTTAATGCCACCACCCCCGTCGGTTGCGAAATCGTGGTTGGCCAATGCGGCCGACAGTCCTCCCTCAACTGCCGCGGCTTCGAAAGATTTGCATTGTGCTGGTTACTATCATTTGCCTGTAACTCTGATAATTGCTACGCTTGGCCGATGGCAGCAGCATCGGATCGCTATTCACCCGTCGCACGCGCCATCGCAGATCTCCATGGCGGCAAGGCGATAGTCCTGCTCGCGCACGACGGCTTCGGCGACCTGGTCTTCGCCGCGCAACACGCGACGCCACAGCTCGTGTCATTCATGGTGCGCCACACCTCGGGCTACGTCGCGGTCGCTCTTACCGAACACGCCTGCGACAGGCTGGATCTGCCGCCGATGCACCCGTCTCACACCGATCCGTCCGGGAACGGGTTCACCGTCAGCGTGGACGCCAAAGACGGAGTGCGGACCGGAATTTCGGCAACAGATCGCGCGCACACCATCCGATTGCTCGGCAACAACACCACCCACTCCGCGGATTTGGTGCGGCCAGGCCACGTGTTGCCGTCGAGGGTTAGCGCCGGCGGTGTACTGACCAATCCCGGTCGCGGCGAGGCCGCGGTGGACCTGGTTCGCCTGGCCGGCCTGCAGCCAGCCGGCGCGCTGTGTGAGCTGGTCTCAC
The nucleotide sequence above comes from Mycobacterium vicinigordonae. Encoded proteins:
- a CDS encoding enoyl-CoA hydratase/isomerase family protein, with protein sequence MTRIDVQHTEPRADDLLIDVKDGIAWLRLNRPEVLNALSAGHFRQLTDAMHEVGWRKDVGVVVLTGAGSVFCAGGDVRTIDKDTLVEIGNFALQALLSIVRCPKPVVAMVNGDAIGGGNELVIASDFAIAARSARLGQGGTKLGWAPVLGGTNFLAMSIGDKRAKAITYLSRIVSATTAEEWGWVNETVDDDELEAATLRWCDEILARAPEGLHLAKVTANHWWDVCYPSISNGLSMIHMGVSEDAIVEGTSAFLERRRPDWSKWRGAGSGLR
- a CDS encoding TetR/AcrR family transcriptional regulator encodes the protein MAKQPRARAASSSARPRRRLPNDERRERILEAARKAFGQASRPSQLSTIREIAAAGKMSEGTIYNYFTSKEELFFAAIVEPVLASMREANMDQMIESDPAGEGGRTTAEHFIASVTETWSGSLPILSLLLGDRKLASRFYEEAFASSLDQLSASIDDHRGGRSMGFGGWMAARVIVGGCLMLALELELGKGKLDKDELAREMSSMLYQGLSGFFDPVGASPNGEAQAASPGSSADGAG